TTCTcctgcagcagcagcagctgctgcatctgctgcttcggcTGCCAACAATGGCTCTTCCAAACATCGTCGTGATAGTATCAGTGCCGAACTTGTATCGTCATCAGTGAACCCACCTATCTCGCCAGTTCTAAACGCTGTTGACTCACATTACCTGTCTTCATCACTCAAGAACTCGATCACAACTGCCTACGCTGACGACGTGGATctagctgatgatgatatgaTGTTCCATAACTCCGTCATTCGCAAGCCCGTACGACCAAGTCATCTCTTGCAAGGAGCTCTTCGCAGCCGTCGTCACCGAAGGCCTTCACAAAAGATGCGTGAAAGAATTGCATTTGGTGCTGAGGGCCGTAACATGGACGACAGCGAtaatgacgatgatgacgagctCGAACGTGTTGGTGACCGCAACAGCGTCTTCGACGAAAATGTgtttgaagacgacgacgacgagctGGACGAGCTGGATTCTCTCGATGACCAAGAGGCCATGGACGACGCGATCCACCTCAGCATTCGACGACCCAGCCGCAACGGTGGCGACACCGACGACGAGGACTGGCAGGCCATCGGAGCAGCCAAACTCCGACGAGACACAGCAGCCACGATAGCACAGCTCAGTGCCAGCCACAGTCActaccaccaacaacaagcGGCAGACATCAAGCAGCCCACCCAGGACGACGTGGTCAAGCGCGAACAAGAGGCCATTGACGCCCTCGTCCAGCTCAAATCCATCTGACCGTGCACGCCACATCCATCGTCACAACCGCCTCACGACCCTACTATTATAGATCTCAGTTTACGAATTACGAAGCTCTTAATTATCCAGCCCAgtttctgcctccggcggctggggctccgccccagaccccgttgctcctgctccgcaggagactgctgggaccgtttacggaaacgactcgagcgaagcgagaggagctacggggtctggagcagagcccccagccgccagaaGCACTCCAACTACGGATAGTATGCGGATAGTTTTTTACATTGCATCAGAATATTACATATGTTCCTGAAATCGTCATCGGCATCATTTAACAGAGGGATTTTGGAGTGAaattttaaatattttagagaaaaaaaggGCCTTAGTCGtaaaatcatcttcatcgtcgaTACTAAAAAGAATCTTTTTCAAACACGCACCATGTCTGTCAGTGTCCTAGTGCAGGTATACTTTTTGCGAGTTTCTCTAAAGCAGACGCTTAGTTGCCCAAGGTGGGGAAGTCAGCTTGAGAGGTGATGTTGACCTTGGCTTGGGCACCAGCACGGCCACGTCcttggttgttgttgttggcgTTGTTACGACGGGGTCCGTTACGGGCACCACCACGAGCAGGGCGCTCGCTACGGTCGCCACGGTTGTTAGCAGGACGAGCAGGACCGGAGAAAGAGACGTCGGCCTCAATGATGGTCTTCTCCTTTCTGGTCTTGGTACGGACAGCCTTGGAACGAGCTTCGGGAACGAGCTCCTCGTCAGACTTCTTAACCTCGTTGGCATTGGCCCACTTGGCATCCTCAACACCCTCGTTAGCCTTACGGGCGGAACGGGAAGCATTGAGCTCAGCGTTCTTAGCGTTGAGCTCAGCATAGTACTCCTCAAGAGTCTTGGTGTTATCAGCCTCCTCCTCAGCAGGAGCGGCCTCGGCAGATTCAGCCTCAGTGGCATCCTCCTTGGCAATAGActcggcagcagcctcgTCATCGAGTTTCTTCTTGTCATCACCCCAGGCCTTGTTAACCTTCTTGTCAGAGTCGGTCTTGCCAGTTTGAGAGTGACGGTCGAAACGACGGTTGTTGGTCTTAGAACGGGGGGTCTCACCCTCGGCACCACCTCTGGAACGGTTGTTGGCACGGCCAACGTTCTTGTCCTTCAAGGCAGCCTCATTTCCACTAAGGGGCTTCTTGTTACCGGTAGCACGGGCAGGGTTGGCAcgagcaggagcagcatcagcctTCTTGGAGGAAGTGGTGTTCTTGACAACCTCCTTGACGGGGCCAGAAGAAACGGGAACAGAGGGAGAATCCTCGTCGTCGAGAAGAGCAAAGGGGTTCTACATATAAGTTAGTTTCAACACTCGTTTACTTCAACTCGACGAATGCTGTCAAGGTTATACCATCATACATCCGAGCAAAGGGATCTTGTTCAATTGAGATACTGcgacaaaaaagaaaccaaaaagaTAAAATCATAGACAAAATGCAAATTGTATAACCAAACGAGACCATAGGTAGATTTAAGCACCccaacatcaacagcgTAATCACATAATAGTTCAGCTGCCTACTAAAGTTGGCAATTTTTAAACGTGCGATCTCAACTGTTTCATGTTGGATGTGACAGGTCTAAATGACCAAATACCTAACTCGTCTATCTcattcttgttttcaagGTTCGACTAAAATGTACTCCACACTACTACATGATGCAATTACAGCAATTACGCTGTACGATCTTGCACTTTGCCAGTCCTAACCATTGAACCTTGACTTGCACACCCGCATCATGAACATATAACTCCATTCAAATTTGCTCgaattttcaagttcttaACAGGCCAGAAATCTCAATAATCAAAATAGCGGGTCGAACACCAGTACAAAGGAATTTTACGGTCTCCAAACGTCTATAACAGTCACAATTCACAAGTCCAGAACCCAGATGATTTTGCGCCCACCACATAATATATTTACCTTTGAAGCAACAGACATGGCCAATTTAGTCCTGAACTACACTACCTAGCGGAATTATCCCTGGATATGGCGGTGTTGTTGTATAATGTGTTTGACTAGATTTACTATAAACAGtaagagaagaagagaaggcaggagaaggaaaaaaaatgcaacaaTTGAGTGGGTGAAAAATTTTGACCAAAAAGAGATAATATGCAAGCTGGACCTCACCTTACCCTCTAGCTTTTAGAATGATGACCGCTTGACAACCTATTCTTATACAGGGGAATCTGCGCTTGCCCACAATTATAGCAACCATCCCTGCCAGCTCCCCAGCTCCCCAAATTATCCATTCCAAGCACAAATGAGTTCCTTCGCCTCCTACAATTGGAGGATTGGGCGCCTTCTTGTGAAATTTCGGTTATGTATATTGCTTCTAGTCAAGGTTGCCAGTCCGTGACCCACACCTAGACCACCAGCCCATTGACCACTCATTCCTATACCGAGTGCGGAGGCCCAGACCCTGAGGGAACGGGTTCTGCcaccggcggctggggctctgccccagaccccttagctcctgcttcgcaggagatggctgggactACCGAAGGAAACGACAAGAGAGGAGCGAGAagagcgagaggagcagctgggTCTGGAGCTCAGCGCAGCCACTGGAGGCCGTTCAGGTCATATCATGTGACGACGTGAGTTTATGCACCCCAGGTTTGTTTTCCGGTGCGGAGAAGTAGAACCCTGATTCGAGTGAATGCAGGTTCATTTCTTGGGGTAAGTGCCTGGAAGTTTATAGGATGTGTGGTGGGTAAAGGGGATTGATGCTCTGCTTGGACAAACATCCGCTCGGACCAAACACGGACATCAGCTGTGAGCGGGCCTGCATATCGGGCGCTGCCACTGCATATACGCTGGTGTGCGATAAGCAGTTATACATGAACCAGGCTCGTTCGGGAATAATCCAGGTGTGAGATGTTTTGAAAACGACGCAGAAATCTCGGCGAAGTGATTCTAGCACTGATCCCAGAAACtcgatattattttctgttgatactCGCGGGACCTATAGCCTATTCAGCTGATCCTAATTGAAAGACTGGGGGTCGAGATGAAAGCCACGCCTTCAGACGAGTGTGAGTCTGATGTGTTACTGCGGTTCTGTCCATATGGCTTATCGCTTATCCACTTATCCGAACGATCGCGATTAGCTTGTCCGGTAATTGTTCGGACTATTTACGCCCGCCGACATTCCTCCGGCATCCAGAATACTGGTGTTAGACATGCGGCGGTTTTTATGCAGTGTGGGGTAAAGTGGGGTATTTCCCCCCCTGAGTACCTATTGATCGTACTAATGGTAATAGTTTATTCGACAGCCCGTTGCCGATATCGTTTGTAGTTTACGTGGAGTTTAACCGGCGCCAGCACGGAAGCAGAGATCGTAATTTTGAGTTCAGGCTCTCACAAGACCCCACtttgaatatatatatatatatagggGTCTACAATTGCCCCGTTTCGTAGGTCTGGGAACGTGGTTCATTATCattttgaattatttaCGTCATCATTATTAAACTATTTTCATACTTGGATTCTGcttattttgtttatttgtttattctCCCTGGTTCTGTTTgttaaatatttcatcttcactatGCCACCGTCAACTGCTAAACAAAGACTAAGTCAAGTGCTATGTCATTTGTCTAGTCGGCCTGTGGCTACCAACGCCACAAATGGTTCTTTGGTTTCAGGGATTACTCAGAACCAGCCATTGTCTACTACTGCATTTGCTGTGAAGACTGAGGGAAAGCATCCTCATCACGTTCCTCCAGAAACAACTCCTGTCAACTTCCATCAACTAAACCCAACCTATTTCCTACCACGGTCCGCTCAAATTGAACCACAGGCTTTAGCAATTGTTCATAAGAGTGTCAATGGGAAGATTATCGAGAGAACTTACAAAGAATTTTCTGATAGAGTCATGGGACTTGCCTATTACTTCAAAAAACACAATTATAAGAGAATAGCTATTTTGGGCCCTAACACGCCTGCTCATCTTGAAACAATGTTTGCGgccgttgctgctggcggcATCACCATGGGTCTAAATTATCGGTTAAAGAAGTCAGAAATCGAATATATGCTTGATTTGGGTAAAGCTGATTTAGTagttgttgatgctgagtTTAAGGATCTTGCTGATGCAAAGCCTGGTAAACTCGAtgttattgttgatgaagatCTGGGAGATCCAAATTCCACTGCCTGCCAATATTCTTCAGCTGTTCGTGAAGGATTGGAGGCGGAAAATGGCCGTGGTTGGGCTGGTCTCGACGCTGAACATGTGAATGAGGATGCTCTTATTGGATTATACTTTACAAGTGGTACTACGGGAAGACCAAAAGCTGTCGAATATACCAACCGCGGTGTTTACCTCGCTGCCATGGCCAACATTGTTGAAGCCGGTTACAACAGTCAAGATATTTTTGGAAGGAACAGATGCCACTACCTATGGACCTTGCCAATGTTTCATGCTATGGGTTGGACCTGTCCACATGCAGTCACCGCTGTTAGAGGTACACATTTCTGCTTAAGAAAggttgatgctgattaTATCTGGGATTTGTTTCTTACCCGACGAATCACTCATATGAatgctgctcctactgTCAATTCTATGATCCTCAATTCACCCAAAGCGCAAAAGATTCCATATCAAGTGCGTGTGACTGTGGCAGCTTCTCCACCATCTGCTAAGCTTTTTGAAGATATGATTGATCACAACCTGTTCCCTGTGCACATGTACGGGCTCACCGAGACTTATGGGCCATTTACGAGAGCATACTTCAAAGAAGAATGGGCTGATCTTCCCAAGAAGGATCATTTCTCGTTATTGGCACGCCAGGGACACAGTTTTATCACCTCATCCGAGGTTCGTGTATTTAACGACAAGGCCGAAGAAGTGGCCAAAAACGGTAAAGAAATTGGCGAAATCGTTATTCGTGGAAACTTGGTCACTAAGGGATATCATGAGAACCACGAAGAGACTGCCAAGGCATACGGACGAGGCTGGTTCCGAAGTGGAGACTTGGCTGTTTGGCACCCTGATGGATCTATTCAAATCTTGGATCGTAAGAAGGACATCATcatttcagggggtgagAACATTTCATCAGTTGTTGTAGAGAGTATTATTGTCCGATAcccaaatatttttgaagcCAGTGTAGTTGGTGTTCCAGACGACCATTATGGTGAAGTgccatttgcatttgtcACTCTCAAGGATGTAAAACAACCCTTAGATAAAGAGGCTATTAGGGCGTGGATGAAGGGCGAAATCGGTGGCTTCCAAGTGCCAAAGGGCTTTGAAGTTGTTGATGACCTTCCCAAGACGTCTACTGGCAAAGTCCGAAAGAATGTACTCCGCGACCTCGCTAAGGGTTTGTATCAGAAGCGCTAATGTGGTCTATAGaatatattgtttttttatcaCAATTCAGACTTTTGTGTTGGAAGGGTCTAGCCTAAACCGCTTACGTCACAAGAGCGAGAACTGGGATGGGTCCAGACCCACAGAAGAGGACTTCTAGCATCCATGCTGTGGAGATAAGACAACTGGGAGTTTgtagaaaaaatatttacattATGTACATAAGCTACTCGCTAAACAACTTTGGCGATCTTCTGGAGATAGGCTGATCTCGCAAAACAGACTCAACATTGGCAAGCTTAGTTCTCGAGGCAGGGCGGatagcatcaacagcaataacCGAGAAAGAAACGTGACCACGGTCGTCCATGCTGGccttgttgatgatgaaattgTGAGCTTTGGTTCGATCAACCATACCTGGAGCCAATGTACTGTTGGAGACGAATCCACCAATACCGACAACACCGCTGTAGGTTTTGTCCAAAACACGACCAGGAACGGGCTTTGTCGTTCGGATGCCCTCAGGTGTATTAATGAGCGAACCCTTGAGCTTATAACTAAGACCAAGGGCCATTTTATGACGATAGTTGTGTGCAAAAGGAACTGTGGATCCAGGATCTAGTCCCAAAAATGAAGCCACCGTCTCTCTAGAATCCGCACTGGATGTACGGAAGCCATCTGGTGAGATCTTTTTAGTCTTAGCTAGGTATTCTCTGAATGCTAAACGCTTGTCGACACTGGACAAGTTCATGTCACGAACTTCTTTCTTAGTCAATGACTCAATGCTCTTTAGTTTCTTGGAATTGGCCTTAAAATGGCTATCGGCATCAGTAAGCTTGGCCAATTCTAATGGCACTTGCATCTCTCTAAATCTCTGCAGTTTGCGATGAAATCCTGTGTTTCCATCAAACTGGGCCAGGCCAACTTCACTATCCAGAGCAGATACATTAAGATACAATGACTTGTGTTTGCGAGGAATAGGACTTTTCAAACCCCAGTTACGTTTATGgaatgaagcagcagtggtgCCTACTACCTGATCTACTGGGTACCATTTGTTCTTTATCAGGtccgcagcagcagcagaaccTTTATCAGAAGCAGATTTATAAAGGCCCACAACACGCGAATTCCTTAAAAGGCTCGGGAATTGTGACATctttttttgaacttgtccCTTTAGCTTCTGGTGCAACTCAAATCATGAACATGTACAACATGAACATGAAAAATTAGAAATATACTTAACCTAACCCTGATAATTAAACTTGGTCAGAATTTGTAggaatcaaacaaaaaatgtcTATAgcttataaataaacatcAAATTCAGATAGTAGCGCTAAgatttatattttcaagatACGTAGATTACACATTTTCAGGTGAGGGAAGCTGAAAGTACCTTCTAGTGTATCCAGACGGTATATAAAAAAAGTCGCCGATCGATGCGTGCAAACTACTACTAGGTAAATTAGCTTGTGGTTTACAAGCAAAACCTCTTAGGGACATACGGTTGGGTCAAGATCTGAACccatattattataataatatgcAAATAATCTATTAAATAAGGAGTTTTTTTACTTAAAAACGTCATCAAGTTTGAGCCTAGGGGCGATGTTCATGGCCATGAGTTCTTGGAAAAGAAGTTTGGCTGCATATGGGATTGTGAGTTTAACGACTGTTTCACTGGTTCGACAGGAAGGACACCATCCATTATAACCCATCAGACCACAGGTCTGACAAACATCTACCTCGAAAGCGTCAGAGGAAATCATGAGACgttccaacaacaactgcGAAGCACCGTATGCAATTACACAATCACGTTCCATCTCACCGAGACGAAGACCACCATCACGGGATCTACCTTCGGTAGGTTGACGAGTCAGTACAGCTCTGGGACCTCTTGGACGGGCATGCATTTTATCCATAACCATGTGCTTAAGCttttgataataaatagggCCGAAGAAAATATACGCTTGAAGACACTCTCCCGTGATTCCCGAATACAGCATGTCTTTACCGGAGTAGCTGTACCCCTTTTCAACCAGGATTTTGGACATATCTGCTAGCTTGGATCCTCCAAAACATGTACCATATTGCAAAGACCCATCTAATACACCGGCCTTTCCAGAAACCAACTCAATCATTTTACCTACTGTCATACGAGAGGGGAAACCATGTGGATTCATAATGATATCAGGACAAACACCTGAATCACTAAACGGCATATCTTCTTGTTGGACAATAATACCACACACACCCTTTTGTCCGTGACGAGAGGAAAACTTGTCACCCAACTCTGGACGACGAGTTTGTCGTAGCAACACTTTGACAAGAGGCTGTTCCGACTCTGACGATGAAAGCATCACTTTATCGATGTAACTGGGCTCTGGCGCTTTATAGTTCATTGGCGTTGGTCTATATGCGTCCATTCCAGCTTGTCCATTTTGAATTGCTCCATTGGGATTGATCAGATTTTCACCTGCGTTGACTGGGACTGATTTGTTGATATAAGTTTGACCGGTTTCAATTCTAGCACCTACTTCTGCCAAACCGTCGGGTCCAAGAACCTCGTGTTGGAAAATTGGAACTGTGAATTTCTTCTGTTTGGGAccaatttttgtttcagcAGAAATACCTTCCAAACGATCTGATGTTTGATTGGGATATCTTTTGAGCACAGCAGTTGCTTTTTTCATGACTTGACATCGACCAAAACCACGGTCGATAGATGACTTGTTCAGAACGAGAGCATCCTCAATATCGTAACCAGAATAACTCATAACTGCAACAGTGGCGTTTTGTCCTGCTGGCAGCTTATCATAGTCAATCAACTCTATGGTTTTAGTCTTTACCATTGGCTGTTGTGGATACACCATAAGATACAATAATGTGTCGATACGGTTAAGTTGATTATAGGCGATAGCCCCAATAGCTTGTTTACCCATTGCACATTGATAGGTATTACGAGGCGATTGATTATGATGAGGATATGGAATCaaaccagcaacagcaccaaGTACTGTGAAGACTTCAATCTCAAGATGCGTGGTTTCGGAAGTAACGTCAGGCTCATATAGCGCAATATAACTATCGTTTTCTTCATTACAGTCCAGGTATTCTACCAGTCCTTCCTTAAGGAAATCATCAAACACCATTTCACCAGCTAGCAGCTTCTTAAGGTGATGATCTTTGACTAGTGGTTGACCATTAGTAACAATGATAAGGGGTCGACAAATTCTGCCACCATCAGTAGCAATATGCACGGCATTGTGATGATGGTTACAGTACACACTAATAAACTCCGATACCTTTCCTGTTCTTCTCAGTTGTCTGAAAGACTTGACAAATTTAGATGGAAATCTGGTAATACCTACAGGAGTACCGTTCAGATAAACACCATATGTTCCAGGTGAATGCAGTTCGTGACCTCCAATAATTGAAATGTCTTCAACACCCAATACCATACAGCATTTACGAATtggatcttcttcaacatcagttGTGATATGTGTCATGAGAGCCAGATTTTTAACCAAACCACATGCTTCACCTTCTGGGGTATCAGATGTACATAACATGCCAAATTGCGAAGGTTGCAAGGCACGAGGCCCTGACACTTTTCTTGACTTCTCGAACTGAGAAGAAATACGTGTCATCATACCAAGAGCTGATATATAACTGAGTCTACTTAAAACATGTGTGACACCAGCTCTTTCCATCTTGAATCTCTTCAGAGACCAGTTACCAGTAGAAATAGCTCTATTCATTCCCATAGTGATGTTACTGCTATGAATGGTGATGTTAAGAAGAGCATCAAACTCATTTGTACGATTAGGCTTTTTCAAAACCTTGTCAATGTTAGCCTTGAAGTCA
The Sugiyamaella lignohabitans strain CBS 10342 chromosome A, complete sequence genome window above contains:
- the PCS60 gene encoding Pcs60p (Oxalyl-CoA synthetase; capable of catalyzing conversion of oxalate to oxalyl-CoA; catalyzes first step in pathway of oxalate degradation that functions to protect yeast from inhibitory effects of oxalate; peroxisomal protein that binds mRNA; localizes to both peroxisomal peripheral membrane and matrix, expression is highly inducible by oleic acid; similar to E. coli long chain acyl-CoA synthetase; GO_component: GO:0005737 - cytoplasm [Evidence IDA] [PMID 11914276]; GO_component: GO:0016021 - integral component of membrane [Evidence ISM] [PMID 12192589]; GO_component: GO:0016020 - membrane [Evidence IEA]; GO_component: GO:0005782 - peroxisomal matrix [Evidence IEA]; GO_component: GO:0005782 - peroxisomal matrix [Evidence IDA] [PMID 8841414]; GO_component: GO:0005778 - peroxisomal membrane [Evidence IEA]; GO_component: GO:0005778 - peroxisomal membrane [Evidence IDA] [PMID 8841414]; GO_component: GO:0005777 - peroxisome [Evidence IEA]; GO_function: GO:0003824 - catalytic activity [Evidence IEA]; GO_function: GO:0016874 - ligase activity [Evidence IEA]; GO_function: GO:0003729 - mRNA binding [Evidence IDA] [PMID 20844764]; GO_function: GO:0050203 - oxalate-CoA ligase activity [Evidence IDA,IMP] [PMID 24291261]; GO_process: GO:0008152 - metabolic process [Evidence IEA]; GO_process: GO:0033611 - oxalate catabolic process [Evidence IDA,IMP] [PMID 24291261]), with the translated sequence MPPSTAKQRLSQVLCHLSSRPVATNATNGSLVSGITQNQPLSTTAFAVKTEGKHPHHVPPETTPVNFHQLNPTYFLPRSAQIEPQALAIVHKSVNGKIIERTYKEFSDRVMGLAYYFKKHNYKRIAILGPNTPAHLETMFAAVAAGGITMGLNYRLKKSEIEYMLDLGKADLVVVDAEFKDLADAKPGKLDVIVDEDLGDPNSTACQYSSAVREGLEAENGRGWAGLDAEHVNEDALIGLYFTSGTTGRPKAVEYTNRGVYLAAMANIVEAGYNSQDIFGRNRCHYLWTLPMFHAMGWTCPHAVTAVRGTHFCLRKVDADYIWDLFLTRRITHMNAAPTVNSMILNSPKAQKIPYQVRVTVAASPPSAKLFEDMIDHNLFPVHMYGLTETYGPFTRAYFKEEWADLPKKDHFSLLARQGHSFITSSEVRVFNDKAEEVAKNGKEIGEIVIRGNLVTKGYHENHEETAKAYGRGWFRSGDLAVWHPDGSIQILDRKKDIIISGGENISSVVVESIIVRYPNIFEASVVGVPDDHYGEVPFAFVTLKDVKQPLDKEAIRAWMKGEIGGFQVPKGFEVVDDLPKTSTGKVRKNVLRDLAKGLYQKR
- the MRP51 gene encoding mitochondrial 37S ribosomal protein MRP51 (Mitochondrial ribosomal protein of the small subunit; MRP51 exhibits genetic interactions with mutations in the COX2 and COX3 mRNA 5'-untranslated leader sequences; GO_component: GO:0005763 - mitochondrial small ribosomal subunit [Evidence IPI] [PMID 11278769]; GO_component: GO:0005763 - mitochondrial small ribosomal subunit [Evidence IDA] [PMID 9528754]; GO_component: GO:0005739 - mitochondrion [Evidence IEA,IEA]; GO_component: GO:0005739 - mitochondrion [Evidence IDA] [PMID 16823961]; GO_component: GO:0030529 - ribonucleoprotein complex [Evidence IEA]; GO_component: GO:0005840 - ribosome [Evidence IEA]; GO_function: GO:0003735 - structural constituent of ribosome [Evidence IPI] [PMID 11278769]; GO_function: GO:0003735 - structural constituent of ribosome [Evidence IDA] [PMID 9528754]; GO_process: GO:0032543 - mitochondrial translation [Evidence IC] [PMID 11278769]; GO_process: GO:0032543 - mitochondrial translation [Evidence IMP] [PMID 9528754]; GO_process: GO:0070124 - mitochondrial translational initiation [Evidence IGI] [PMID 9528754]), translated to MSQFPSLLRNSRVVGLYKSASDKGSAAAADLIKNKWYPVDQVVGTTAASFHKRNWGLKSPIPRKHKSLYLNVSALDSEVGLAQFDGNTGFHRKLQRFREMQVPLELAKLTDADSHFKANSKKLKSIESLTKKEVRDMNLSSVDKRLAFREYLAKTKKISPDGFRTSSADSRETVASFLGLDPGSTVPFAHNYRHKMALGLSYKLKGSLINTPEGIRTTKPVPGRVLDKTYSGVVGIGGFVSNSTLAPGMVDRTKAHNFIINKASMDDRGHVSFSVIAVDAIRPASRTKLANVESVLRDQPISRRSPKLFSE
- the STM1 gene encoding Stm1p (Protein required for optimal translation under nutrient stress; perturbs association of Yef3p with ribosomes; involved in TOR signaling; binds G4 quadruplex and purine motif triplex nucleic acid; helps maintain telomere structure; protein abundance increases in response to DNA replication stress; serves as a ribosome preservation factor both during quiescence and recovery; GO_component: GO:0005737 - cytoplasm [Evidence IEA,IEA]; GO_component: GO:0005737 - cytoplasm [Evidence IDA] [PMID 11914276]; GO_component: GO:0005737 - cytoplasm [Evidence IDA] [PMID 15044472]; GO_component: GO:0005634 - nucleus [Evidence IEA,IEA]; GO_component: GO:0048471 - perinuclear region of cytoplasm [Evidence IEA]; GO_component: GO:0005844 - polysome [Evidence IDA] [PMID 15044472]; GO_function: GO:0003677 - DNA binding [Evidence IEA]; GO_function: GO:0003677 - DNA binding [Evidence IDA] [PMID 15654430]; GO_function: GO:0043022 - ribosome binding [Evidence IDA] [PMID 15044472]; GO_function: GO:0042162 - telomeric DNA binding [Evidence IDA] [PMID 15044472]; GO_function: GO:0045142 - triplex DNA binding [Evidence IDA] [PMID 18029617]; GO_process: GO:0031929 - TOR signaling [Evidence IMP] [PMID 16580682]; GO_process: GO:0043066 - negative regulation of apoptotic process [Evidence IDA] [PMID 11514626]; GO_process: GO:0043558 - regulation of translational initiation in response to stress [Evidence IMP] [PMID 16580682]; GO_process: GO:0000723 - telomere maintenance [Evidence IGI] [PMID 12207228]; GO_process: GO:0006414 - translational elongation [Evidence IGI,IMP] [PMID 19666721]) — translated: MKQLRSHNPFALLDDEDSPSVPVSSGPVKEVVKNTTSSKKADAAPARANPARATGNKKPLSGNEAALKDKNVGRANNRSRGGAEGETPRSKTNNRRFDRHSQTGKTDSDKKVNKAWGDDKKKLDDEAAAESIAKEDATEAESAEAAPAEEEADNTKTLEEYYAELNAKNAELNASRSARKANEGVEDAKWANANEVKKSDEELVPEARSKAVRTKTRKEKTIIEADVSFSGPARPANNRGDRSERPARGGARNGPRRNNANNNNQGRGRAGAQAKVNITSQADFPTLGN